One genomic window of Bacillus mycoides includes the following:
- a CDS encoding DUF2624 domain-containing protein, producing the protein MNLIKQIVNKKLNHISTKELLKYSKEYEVSITTAQADQIVLLMKGKNINIYDNNERLELLKQIAKVTSPATAQQVNTLFQQLLK; encoded by the coding sequence ATGAACCTCATTAAACAAATTGTGAACAAAAAATTAAATCATATTTCTACAAAAGAGTTATTGAAATATAGTAAAGAATATGAAGTTTCAATTACGACTGCGCAAGCTGATCAAATTGTTTTACTTATGAAGGGAAAAAATATTAACATTTACGACAATAACGAACGACTAGAGCTCTTAAAACAAATAGCAAAAGTAACCTCCCCTGCTACTGCCCAACAAGTAAATACTTTATTTCAACAACTACTAAAATAA
- a CDS encoding metal ABC transporter ATP-binding protein produces the protein MNNILEIEGLTFRYEDRNVLEDINLQVPKGAFLGLVGPNGSGKSTLLKCLLGVLKPKQGSIRLFGIDSKKFKEWNKVGYVSQKASSFNSGFPATVFEVVSMGLVSKKGLFRFFTKDDNAKVEKAIADVGMSEFQGRNIGELSGGQQQRVFIARALVSNPELLILDEPTVGIDVKNVESFYEILEDLNKRLGITLILVTHDMGAVTEKVTHVACLNQHLHFHGNVEKFRELEDAEMSILYGHHVHRLEHEHGHHGRI, from the coding sequence ATGAATAATATATTGGAAATAGAAGGATTAACGTTTCGATATGAAGATCGAAACGTGTTAGAAGATATTAATTTGCAAGTTCCGAAGGGAGCTTTTTTAGGTTTAGTTGGACCAAATGGTTCAGGGAAATCGACTTTACTTAAATGTTTATTGGGTGTTTTAAAACCAAAGCAAGGAAGTATTAGATTGTTTGGCATTGATAGTAAGAAATTTAAAGAGTGGAATAAAGTTGGTTATGTATCCCAAAAGGCAAGTAGTTTTAACTCAGGTTTCCCAGCAACTGTTTTTGAAGTTGTTTCAATGGGGCTCGTTTCGAAAAAGGGGCTTTTTCGCTTTTTTACGAAAGACGATAATGCGAAAGTAGAAAAAGCGATTGCTGATGTAGGTATGAGTGAGTTTCAAGGTCGCAACATTGGAGAACTTTCTGGTGGACAACAGCAGCGTGTATTTATTGCTCGTGCACTTGTAAGTAATCCGGAATTGCTTATTTTGGACGAACCTACTGTTGGAATCGATGTGAAAAATGTGGAAAGCTTCTATGAGATACTAGAGGATTTAAACAAAAGGCTCGGGATCACGTTAATTCTTGTTACGCACGATATGGGTGCTGTAACAGAGAAGGTGACGCATGTTGCATGTTTAAATCAGCATCTACATTTCCATGGGAATGTAGAGAAATTCCGAGAGTTAGAAGATGCAGAAATGTCGATTTTATATGGGCATCATGTTCATCGCTTAGAACATGAACATGGGCATCACGGGAGGATATAA
- a CDS encoding deoxyribonuclease IV, which produces MLKIGSHVSMSGKKMLLAASEEAVSYGATTFMIYTGAPQNTRRKPIEELNIEAGRKHMELNGIEEIIVHAPYIINVGNTTKPETFQLGVDFLRMEIERTAALGVATQIVLHPGAHVGAGADAGIQQIIKGLNEVITPEQTVNIALETMAGKGTECGRSFEEIAKIIDGVKYNEKLSVCFDTCHTHDAGYDLVNDFDGVLNEFDKIVGINRLQVLHINDSKNIRGAGKDRHENIGFGHIGYKALHHIVHHPQLTHVPKILETPYVGEDKKDKKPPYKLEIEMLKNGTFDEGILEKIKAQ; this is translated from the coding sequence ATGTTAAAGATAGGATCTCATGTTTCAATGAGTGGTAAGAAGATGTTATTAGCAGCAAGTGAAGAGGCTGTTTCATACGGTGCAACAACGTTCATGATTTATACAGGTGCGCCACAAAATACACGAAGAAAACCAATTGAAGAATTGAATATAGAAGCAGGAAGAAAACATATGGAACTAAACGGTATTGAGGAAATTATCGTCCATGCTCCGTATATTATTAATGTTGGGAATACGACGAAACCTGAGACGTTCCAATTAGGTGTTGATTTTCTGCGTATGGAAATTGAAAGAACGGCAGCATTAGGGGTAGCAACACAAATTGTTCTTCACCCAGGAGCTCACGTTGGTGCAGGAGCAGATGCTGGTATTCAACAAATTATTAAAGGGCTTAATGAAGTAATAACGCCAGAACAAACGGTTAATATTGCGCTAGAAACGATGGCAGGAAAGGGAACAGAATGCGGTCGTAGCTTTGAAGAAATTGCGAAAATTATTGATGGTGTGAAATATAATGAAAAACTATCTGTATGTTTTGATACGTGTCATACGCATGATGCAGGTTATGACCTTGTAAATGATTTTGACGGTGTGTTAAACGAATTTGATAAAATTGTTGGGATAAATCGTTTACAAGTACTTCATATTAACGATAGCAAAAATATACGCGGAGCTGGAAAAGACCGTCATGAGAATATTGGTTTTGGTCATATTGGCTATAAGGCGTTGCATCACATTGTGCATCACCCACAACTTACGCACGTACCAAAAATTCTTGAAACGCCGTATGTAGGTGAAGATAAAAAAGATAAGAAGCCACCATATAAATTAGAAATTGAAATGCTGAAAAATGGTACTTTTGATGAAGGAATTCTTGAAAAAATTAAAGCGCAATAA
- a CDS encoding metal ABC transporter permease gives MIQDFLQYDFLRNSLYAGVLIGLVGPLIGVFVVIRRMSLIADALSHVTLSGIAASLLLEKTIFTGGFLNPLYMGMFFSIGGALLIEKLRTVYKHYQELAIPIILSAGMGIGVIFISLANGFNTDLFSYLFGSVSAVTSADLIIIGIVAIVVIITIVLLYKELFLLSFDEEYAVSTGLSAKWIHFIFIILVALVIAVSMRVVGVLLVSSLMTLPVAASIRIAKGFKQTIFFSILFGEIAVIGGMFASYQLDLAPGGTIVMIAVLILIGAILWKKKKTA, from the coding sequence ATGATACAGGATTTTTTACAATATGATTTTTTACGTAATTCTTTATACGCTGGTGTTTTAATTGGGCTTGTCGGACCACTTATCGGCGTGTTCGTTGTAATTCGCCGCATGTCGCTTATTGCGGATGCATTAAGTCATGTGACGTTATCAGGAATTGCAGCCAGTTTATTACTTGAAAAGACAATCTTTACTGGAGGGTTTTTAAACCCTTTATATATGGGAATGTTTTTTTCAATCGGTGGAGCATTGCTAATTGAAAAATTACGTACTGTATATAAACATTATCAAGAGTTAGCAATTCCGATTATACTTTCAGCAGGGATGGGGATTGGAGTTATCTTCATTTCACTTGCTAATGGATTCAATACGGATTTATTTAGTTATTTATTTGGTAGTGTAAGTGCTGTGACAAGTGCAGATTTAATTATTATTGGTATAGTAGCAATTGTAGTTATTATAACGATTGTTTTATTATACAAAGAGTTGTTTTTACTATCATTTGATGAGGAATACGCTGTATCAACCGGTTTGAGTGCAAAGTGGATTCACTTTATTTTCATTATATTAGTTGCTCTTGTAATTGCGGTATCAATGCGTGTTGTAGGTGTTCTTCTCGTATCATCTTTAATGACGTTACCAGTTGCAGCAAGTATTCGTATTGCAAAAGGATTTAAACAAACAATTTTCTTTTCCATTTTATTTGGTGAAATTGCAGTAATTGGTGGAATGTTTGCTTCGTATCAACTTGATCTAGCACCAGGTGGTACAATTGTTATGATAGCGGTTCTTATTTTAATCGGTGCGATTTTATGGAAGAAGAAAAAAACTGCATAA
- a CDS encoding YitT family protein: MEKKQHRKESVIHLVYRLVMIVFGAACAAVAIELFLMPNKIIDGGIIGISLILDYLTPNIWWLSFSTLVVILNIPFMYSGYKQIGKTFMLSSAFGIVALAFIESTLHAIPPFTTEPILATVFGGLILGIGVGLVIRHGGSLDGTEIMGILLTKKLPFSVGEFVMFVNLFIFAWAAFVFGVEQAMYSVMTYYIAFKTIDTVIQGLDETKAVLIVSDQYEEVSNAILHRLGRGTTKLVAKGGYTDKEKEVIYAVVTRLEVTKLKSIVHEIDENAFVTIMNTQETNGGKFKSAIH; this comes from the coding sequence ATGGAGAAAAAGCAACATCGAAAAGAAAGTGTTATTCATCTTGTATATCGTTTAGTTATGATTGTCTTTGGGGCAGCGTGTGCGGCGGTAGCGATTGAACTGTTTTTAATGCCAAATAAAATTATTGATGGTGGAATTATTGGTATTTCTCTTATATTAGATTATCTTACTCCTAATATTTGGTGGTTAAGTTTTTCTACTTTAGTTGTTATCCTCAACATTCCTTTTATGTACTCCGGGTATAAGCAAATTGGAAAAACATTCATGTTATCTTCAGCATTTGGAATTGTAGCTTTAGCATTTATTGAATCAACGTTGCATGCTATACCGCCATTTACAACAGAGCCGATTTTAGCAACAGTTTTCGGCGGTCTTATTTTAGGTATTGGTGTAGGACTTGTTATTCGTCATGGTGGATCGTTAGACGGAACGGAGATTATGGGAATTCTATTAACGAAGAAATTACCGTTTTCTGTTGGTGAATTCGTAATGTTTGTGAACTTATTCATTTTTGCATGGGCAGCATTTGTTTTTGGTGTTGAACAAGCGATGTATTCTGTTATGACGTACTATATCGCATTCAAAACAATTGATACGGTAATTCAAGGATTAGACGAAACGAAAGCAGTTTTAATCGTATCGGATCAATATGAGGAAGTATCAAATGCAATTTTACACCGCCTTGGTCGTGGAACAACAAAACTTGTTGCTAAAGGTGGCTATACAGATAAAGAAAAAGAAGTTATTTATGCAGTTGTAACACGTTTGGAAGTGACGAAGTTAAAATCAATTGTGCATGAAATTGATGAAAACGCATTTGTTACGATTATGAATACACAAGAGACAAATGGTGGTAAGTTTAAATCAGCAATTCACTAA